Proteins from a single region of Clostridia bacterium:
- a CDS encoding InlB B-repeat-containing protein — translation MKMKTGKRLASFFLSACIALSVLFGAVVFAAADTVPTSESVSELSAVYTYADGAEVGTIAANAKAQNIGEEEYVMFYVYQNVDDISDPTNGRQNAQVTSKGFYASDILSGEALAKELPLTPLKLNGKCVLGVQVTNRGDENDWVYAYVTTALKLNPNGGTLTGEDELQARLGFSILDELGDGEYVTREYYKLAGWSETEDGAAIGSDLLMTQYGDEIFALWEQLTTTVTFDPNGGEGDMDPVVINAGEPTELPAPEFDKPGSRFVGWGTSPDGPVVYDGTEPITLTGDEAELPLYAIWADADKFVVTFNANGGDGEMADQEVEAGVATALNANEFILAGSEFIGWATSADGEVVYADKAEVTLTDSDLKLYAVWKQLVATVTFNANGGDGEMADQEVETGVATALNANEFTRGGFKFQGWATSAEGEVVYADKAEVTLDSDLALFAVWKQNNIAVIYSPNGGTGLMTPHKLNVNETINLDKVAYVCEGKTFAGWSTAADGEVEYADEAEFTIGVKSVVLYAIWTDDSGSGSDPEDPPVDPDPKPKAILFSTGGGYGLMNPIKNLSKGQVVELPACEYTKEGYTFGGWSLTSGGAVAYNDCDSVTIGDSTIVLYAVWVA, via the coding sequence ATGAAAATGAAAACAGGCAAAAGACTTGCCTCGTTCTTCCTCTCGGCGTGCATAGCTCTGTCGGTGCTTTTCGGCGCGGTGGTTTTCGCCGCGGCCGATACCGTGCCGACCTCCGAGTCCGTCTCGGAGCTCAGCGCGGTCTACACCTACGCTGACGGCGCCGAGGTCGGAACTATTGCCGCCAACGCGAAGGCGCAGAACATCGGCGAAGAAGAATACGTCATGTTCTACGTCTACCAGAACGTCGACGACATCTCCGACCCCACGAACGGCAGGCAGAACGCTCAGGTTACCTCAAAGGGCTTCTACGCTTCCGACATACTGTCCGGCGAAGCGCTTGCCAAGGAGCTTCCGCTCACTCCTCTCAAGCTTAACGGCAAATGCGTCCTCGGCGTTCAGGTCACCAACAGAGGCGACGAGAACGACTGGGTGTACGCCTACGTCACCACCGCGCTCAAGCTCAACCCCAACGGCGGCACGCTGACGGGCGAGGACGAGCTGCAGGCCAGACTCGGCTTCAGCATCCTTGACGAGCTCGGCGACGGCGAGTACGTGACCAGAGAGTATTATAAGCTCGCCGGCTGGTCCGAGACCGAAGACGGCGCAGCCATCGGCAGCGATCTGCTCATGACTCAGTACGGCGATGAGATATTCGCCCTCTGGGAGCAGCTCACCACCACCGTTACCTTTGATCCCAACGGCGGCGAAGGCGATATGGATCCCGTCGTTATCAACGCCGGCGAACCCACCGAGCTTCCGGCCCCCGAATTCGACAAGCCCGGCAGCAGATTCGTCGGCTGGGGCACCAGCCCCGACGGTCCCGTCGTCTACGACGGCACCGAGCCGATAACCCTCACCGGCGACGAAGCGGAGCTTCCGCTCTACGCCATCTGGGCCGACGCCGATAAATTCGTCGTTACCTTCAACGCCAACGGCGGCGACGGCGAAATGGCCGATCAGGAAGTCGAAGCCGGCGTCGCTACCGCGCTGAACGCCAACGAGTTCATCTTAGCGGGCAGCGAGTTCATCGGATGGGCGACCTCCGCCGACGGCGAAGTCGTCTACGCCGACAAGGCTGAAGTCACGCTCACCGACTCCGACCTCAAGCTTTACGCGGTCTGGAAGCAGCTCGTGGCGACCGTCACCTTCAACGCCAACGGCGGCGACGGCGAGATGGCCGATCAGGAAGTCGAAACCGGTGTCGCTACCGCGCTGAACGCCAACGAGTTTACCCGCGGCGGCTTCAAGTTCCAGGGCTGGGCGACCTCCGCCGAAGGCGAAGTCGTCTACGCCGACAAGGCTGAAGTCACCCTTGACTCCGATCTCGCGCTGTTCGCGGTCTGGAAGCAGAACAATATCGCCGTTATCTACAGCCCCAACGGAGGCACCGGTCTTATGACTCCCCACAAGCTGAACGTCAACGAGACCATCAACCTCGACAAGGTTGCCTACGTCTGCGAAGGCAAGACCTTCGCCGGCTGGTCCACCGCGGCTGACGGCGAGGTCGAATACGCCGACGAGGCCGAGTTCACCATCGGCGTGAAGTCCGTCGTACTCTACGCGATCTGGACGGACGACTCCGGCTCCGGATCCGACCCGGAAGATCCTCCGGTCGATCCCGATCCCAAGCCGAAGGCGATCCTGTTCAGCACCGGCGGCGGTTACGGGCTTATGAACCCGATCAAGAACCTCAGCAAGGGTCAGGTCGTTGAACTCCCCGCCTGCGAATACACCAAAGAAGGCTACACCTTCGGCGGCTGGTCGCTTACTTCCGGCGGCGCTGTCGCTTATAACGACTGCGACAGCGTGACCATCGGCGACTCTACCATAGTCCTTTACGCTGTTTGGGTCGCTTGA
- a CDS encoding InlB B-repeat-containing protein, with protein sequence MKSSNTKKVLTSILSSCLVVMLLLSTLVISPVALTASAAGQHGITINHIFSDGYNAANSYDELYGSYEEGETPLVTVIAPQGYIIEDVYFTTPSGADFSLFVEDLQYDNPVQGVYHITMPDYDLEMNVIYRCILNSAVVNHIYDGGHSDDADYQVIIDDEIAAGDAVVFNVDPKAGYAVDTIYVLGYAGTSFATLLDLPIENIGANSYRLTMPDQPITINVVYTANRHDITPVALFDGAESADPETYYNGPATADPGETVVFYGAEINGYSAPEVFVTAGAGMDFVEVVELEEIAGAYSFVMPDAPVTVHLIYSNTEYGITSANIFEDGNDDDTVYYDGADTAVVGERVFFTVANPDGYTLKEIYGVMTAGTAFVEVFPIDSIAGAYYFDMPEGEVKICLVYAKSQFTITAVNVFEDGTVDDTDYYVGPDSANVGDKVIFTVEAPQGYAVSEIFGTYETGDAFVEVFALDSIAGAYYFDMPEGNVTLTVDFTATLFDIDFVSYKGSEIADQWTVEDIAVGSTFVFAGNAPAGYAVEDVFALATISDTFVEVIDVEDLGNGSYSFTMPAAKVDVVIIYKSVLFDVNYASYDGTDVVAEWTDTGVMVGDKHIFAIDVPDGYAVEDVIATTAVNGLFVEVLNVGNLAGAYYFTMPEADVDVTVVLKKITFNVTINDLVNGQVIETETVPTDAGTTAIIIATAPAGYEDGYVINEITAVSAADETVSYDLVAVGENVYSFEMPEDDVIVNIDWKANMFKVTVSNVDESGLLISSREINNNPAGSETSVTLEAPGADYMIAEYYIVAEIAPFHEFIDAALVGDTTLTFTQPEADVDVTIVWRRNAYTVTERYIVNETEVLDDLTAEWNVRPGDNWISLSTVPEGYEVSELYVTAMDGAFGEPLDFIRLNDLAILFVVPDGDVFVDYYLTKIVNNVNYYAYVDGELAVVKNEEVEYGEKAVWGKDNAADNLPDGHAFVAWYLGAAEYDFETAVTGDIDLFAVYEFASCTVSFNSDGGSDVASQTVIKGGKAVEPAAPEKEGYDFAGWQLNGAAYDFSAEVTADIELTATWTEKTYTVTLPTSVDYEVKTADGYDTTVKYDGSYAFTVEYADGVDGENAVVTANGETLTPDASGLYTVENIKSDVYISVNVAGTQEPVLYTVRFNYFHGDDAVSVANVVAEGGSVTAPADTDRYAYRFLGWYDNAEGTGEAVTDFTNITADAEYFAVYEQNPLADYTFGEHTVTDSAYGIGFKEVKIEVVKNDAGYMDRDVYVIAAAQLKDGSTVLFYVPVYVEKGEAKADVSLILNSNTFEYVDMYIVYDEVDLSGSLNWIDIESGIQVA encoded by the coding sequence TTGAAGAGTTCTAACACCAAAAAAGTATTGACTTCAATACTGTCTTCATGCTTAGTTGTTATGCTCCTGCTCAGCACTCTGGTGATTTCACCTGTCGCGCTCACCGCGAGCGCCGCTGGGCAGCACGGTATAACCATCAACCACATTTTCAGCGACGGCTACAACGCCGCCAACTCGTATGACGAGCTTTACGGCTCCTACGAGGAGGGGGAGACTCCTCTCGTAACGGTCATCGCTCCGCAGGGCTACATCATCGAGGACGTTTACTTTACGACTCCCAGCGGAGCCGACTTCTCGCTGTTCGTAGAAGACCTTCAGTATGATAATCCCGTTCAGGGCGTTTATCACATCACGATGCCTGACTACGACCTCGAGATGAACGTCATCTACCGCTGCATACTTAACAGCGCCGTCGTCAACCACATTTATGACGGCGGACACAGCGACGACGCGGACTATCAGGTCATCATCGACGATGAGATAGCCGCGGGCGACGCCGTTGTCTTCAACGTCGATCCCAAGGCGGGATACGCCGTCGATACCATCTACGTTCTCGGTTACGCCGGCACGTCCTTCGCGACCCTGCTCGATCTCCCGATCGAGAACATCGGCGCGAACAGCTACAGACTGACGATGCCCGATCAGCCGATAACCATCAACGTCGTCTACACCGCCAACAGGCACGACATCACTCCCGTCGCGCTGTTTGACGGAGCCGAGAGCGCCGATCCGGAGACCTATTACAACGGACCCGCCACCGCGGATCCCGGTGAGACCGTAGTCTTCTACGGCGCCGAGATCAACGGCTACAGTGCGCCCGAAGTATTCGTCACCGCCGGAGCCGGAATGGACTTCGTCGAGGTCGTTGAACTTGAGGAGATCGCCGGCGCTTACTCCTTCGTAATGCCCGACGCGCCCGTCACCGTTCACCTGATCTACAGCAACACCGAATACGGCATTACCTCCGCGAATATCTTCGAGGACGGCAACGATGACGACACCGTTTATTACGACGGCGCCGACACCGCCGTTGTCGGCGAGAGAGTGTTCTTCACCGTCGCCAATCCCGACGGCTATACCCTCAAGGAAATCTACGGCGTTATGACCGCGGGAACCGCGTTCGTCGAAGTGTTCCCGATCGACTCCATCGCCGGCGCGTATTACTTCGATATGCCCGAGGGCGAAGTCAAGATCTGCCTGGTCTATGCCAAGTCGCAGTTCACCATTACCGCCGTGAACGTTTTCGAGGACGGCACGGTTGACGATACCGATTACTACGTCGGCCCCGACTCCGCCAACGTCGGCGATAAGGTCATCTTCACCGTCGAAGCGCCTCAGGGCTACGCCGTAAGCGAGATTTTCGGCACCTATGAGACCGGCGACGCGTTCGTCGAAGTCTTCGCGCTCGATTCCATCGCCGGCGCTTACTACTTCGATATGCCGGAAGGCAACGTCACCCTCACGGTCGACTTCACCGCGACTCTGTTCGACATCGACTTCGTTTCCTACAAGGGAAGCGAGATCGCCGATCAGTGGACGGTCGAGGACATCGCCGTCGGTTCGACCTTCGTCTTTGCGGGTAACGCTCCCGCCGGATACGCCGTCGAAGACGTCTTCGCGCTCGCCACCATCAGCGATACCTTCGTTGAGGTGATCGACGTCGAGGATCTCGGCAACGGATCCTACTCCTTCACGATGCCCGCCGCTAAGGTCGACGTCGTCATCATTTACAAGTCCGTGCTCTTCGACGTGAACTACGCGTCCTATGACGGAACCGACGTCGTCGCCGAGTGGACCGACACCGGCGTTATGGTCGGCGACAAGCACATCTTCGCGATCGACGTTCCCGACGGCTACGCCGTTGAAGACGTCATCGCCACCACCGCCGTGAACGGTCTCTTCGTCGAGGTTCTGAACGTCGGCAACCTCGCCGGCGCCTACTACTTCACGATGCCCGAGGCTGACGTTGACGTCACCGTCGTGCTCAAGAAGATCACCTTCAACGTCACGATCAACGACCTCGTCAACGGCCAGGTGATCGAGACCGAAACCGTTCCCACCGACGCCGGCACCACCGCGATCATCATCGCGACCGCTCCCGCCGGATACGAAGACGGCTACGTGATCAATGAGATCACCGCCGTCAGCGCCGCCGACGAAACCGTCTCGTACGATCTTGTCGCCGTCGGCGAGAACGTCTACTCCTTTGAAATGCCCGAGGACGACGTCATCGTCAACATCGATTGGAAGGCCAATATGTTCAAAGTAACGGTTTCCAACGTCGACGAGAGCGGCCTCCTCATCAGCAGCCGCGAGATCAACAACAATCCCGCGGGTTCCGAAACATCCGTCACGCTCGAAGCTCCGGGCGCGGACTACATGATCGCTGAGTATTACATCGTTGCGGAAATTGCTCCTTTCCATGAATTTATCGACGCCGCGCTTGTCGGCGATACGACGCTCACCTTCACGCAGCCCGAAGCAGACGTTGACGTCACGATCGTGTGGCGCAGAAACGCCTACACCGTCACCGAGAGATACATCGTCAACGAGACCGAGGTCCTCGACGATCTGACCGCCGAGTGGAACGTCAGACCCGGCGACAACTGGATCTCCCTCAGCACCGTTCCCGAGGGCTATGAAGTCTCCGAGCTCTACGTCACCGCCATGGACGGCGCGTTCGGCGAGCCTCTTGATTTCATCCGTCTGAACGACCTCGCGATACTCTTCGTCGTTCCCGACGGCGACGTCTTCGTCGACTACTACCTCACGAAGATAGTCAACAACGTCAACTACTACGCCTACGTCGACGGCGAGCTCGCCGTTGTCAAGAACGAAGAGGTTGAGTACGGCGAGAAGGCCGTCTGGGGCAAAGACAACGCCGCCGACAACCTTCCCGACGGTCACGCCTTCGTCGCCTGGTACCTCGGAGCCGCTGAGTACGACTTCGAGACCGCGGTGACCGGCGATATCGATCTGTTCGCGGTTTATGAATTCGCGAGCTGCACCGTTTCCTTCAACTCCGACGGCGGCAGCGACGTCGCTTCGCAGACCGTCATCAAGGGCGGCAAGGCCGTCGAGCCCGCTGCTCCCGAGAAGGAAGGCTACGACTTCGCAGGCTGGCAGCTGAACGGCGCCGCGTACGACTTCTCCGCTGAAGTCACCGCCGACATCGAGCTGACTGCCACATGGACCGAGAAGACCTACACCGTCACGCTTCCGACCTCCGTCGATTACGAAGTGAAGACCGCCGACGGCTATGACACCACCGTCAAGTACGACGGCAGCTACGCCTTCACGGTCGAGTACGCTGACGGAGTCGACGGCGAGAACGCCGTCGTCACCGCCAACGGCGAGACGCTCACTCCCGACGCTTCCGGTCTTTACACCGTCGAAAACATCAAGTCCGACGTTTATATCAGCGTCAACGTCGCCGGCACGCAGGAACCCGTCCTCTACACCGTGAGGTTCAACTACTTCCACGGCGACGACGCCGTCAGCGTTGCTAACGTAGTCGCCGAAGGCGGCAGCGTCACCGCTCCCGCGGACACCGACCGCTACGCTTACAGATTCCTCGGCTGGTACGACAACGCCGAGGGCACCGGCGAAGCCGTCACCGACTTCACCAATATCACCGCGGACGCCGAATACTTCGCCGTCTACGAGCAGAACCCGCTCGCCGACTACACCTTCGGCGAACACACCGTGACCGATTCCGCCTACGGCATCGGCTTCAAGGAAGTCAAGATTGAGGTCGTCAAGAACGACGCCGGGTATATGGACCGTGACGTTTACGTCATCGCCGCCGCTCAGCTGAAGGACGGTTCCACCGTTCTGTTCTACGTCCCCGTCTACGTCGAGAAGGGCGAAGCCAAGGCTGACGTTTCCCTGATCCTCAACTCCAACACCTTCGAGTACGTCGATATGTACATCGTATACGACGAGGTTGATCTCTCCGGTTCGCTGAACTGGATCGACATCGAATCCGGCATCCAGGTTGCTTAA